The Actinomycetota bacterium region ACAAGCGGAAGGCGGCGTCGATCGCACGGGGGGCCTGGTCGCTCACCAGCGTGGCGAAGATGCCGTCCACCACCGCGTTGATGTTGATGAGCCCCAGCCCGACGGTGACCGGCAGCATGAGCACCAGCACGCGCCGCACCAGGCGGCTGCCGAGCCCCAGCGAGATCGGGAAGGGCCCGAGGCCCTTGAGCTTGGGCAGCAGGTAGAGGAGCTGCGCAAGGGTGCCGGCGAGGATTCCCAGCGCGTAGATCCAGATGCGGTTGTCCTCGGGGGCGAACGGCGCGAACACGCCCAGCGCCACGATGATCACCGCGTTCCACAGCACCGGCACGAACGCCGTGGGCGTGAACCGTCCCTCGGCCTGCAGCACCCCGGCCACGATTCCCGTGAGCCCGAGCAGTGGCACGATGGGGAACATCAGCTGCGCGAGCCACACCACCTGGTCCTGCAGCTGCTGGTCGAGCCCGGGGGCGAACAGCGGCATGAGCCACGGCGCGCTGATGATGGCCACCACCGTGATGGCACCGAGGCCCAGCGTGATGACGCTCGCAAGCGCGCCGACCAGGCGCCTCGCCTCGCGGTCGCGATCTTGCTCCTGCAACTGGGTGTAGATGGGCACCATCGCCGCCGAGATGGCCGAGTCGGCCACCAGGCTGCGGAGCAGGTTGGGCACCTGGAACGCGATGACGAACGCGTTGATGGCCCCGACGGTGCCGAACAGGGCGGCGGCGAGGATCTCGCGCACCAGCCCGGCGACGCGGCTCACCGCCGTCCAGAACGAGAAAAGCGCCGTCGACCGCCCGAGCCCGCCGGTTCCCCGGCGGCGCTGAGCAGTGCCTGTGTCCGTCACGCTCGCGGCGTCGCCCCGGTCATCCGTTGCTACGATACCCGGCCGACCTACCGCAAAACGGAGATTTCCGCGTGGCCAACATCAAGCAGCAGAAGAAGCGCAACCGTCGTTCCCTCAAGCAAAGGGACACCAACATCCGCTACCGCTCCACCGTGCGCAGCGGCATGAAGCGCCTCTCCACTGCCGCCGAGTCGGGTGAGGCCATCACCCCCGAGCAGGCCGCCGAGATGATGAAGACCATCGACCGCGCGGCAGCCCGCGGTGCGATGCACAAGAACACCGCTGCCCGTCGCAAGGCCCGCGTGGCGCGCCTCGCGGCGAAGTCCGCCGCCTAGGAGCGACACCAGCGCCGGTCCACGCGCCTGACCCCGGTGTCAGGCACTTAACCGTGCGTCA contains the following coding sequences:
- the murJ gene encoding murein biosynthesis integral membrane protein MurJ; the protein is MVATDDRGDAASVTDTGTAQRRRGTGGLGRSTALFSFWTAVSRVAGLVREILAAALFGTVGAINAFVIAFQVPNLLRSLVADSAISAAMVPIYTQLQEQDRDREARRLVGALASVITLGLGAITVVAIISAPWLMPLFAPGLDQQLQDQVVWLAQLMFPIVPLLGLTGIVAGVLQAEGRFTPTAFVPVLWNAVIIVALGVFAPFAPEDNRIWIYALGILAGTLAQLLYLLPKLKGLGPFPISLGLGSRLVRRVLVLMLPVTVGLGLININAVVDGIFATLVSDQAPRAIDAAFRLYILPQGVFSVAISTVLFPTISRMAANRDYLGLRDAVASGLRQIFFLLLPASAFLMVLSEPVVRLVYQRGAFDVYSTLITSEALFFFTIGLVFNGASLLLIRAFFSMQQPWLPTTVAGVGVLVNAALNAILYIPLGVGGIPLSTSITSLVTFLALAYYLSTRTGNLDGRFIAQGFVQALVAAIVAGLLGWLVWRVLDDAFGTSLLAQLVSVGMAAAATLFAILAAARAMNMPEMTAILRMLSRRRGLR
- a CDS encoding 30S ribosomal protein S20 — translated: MANIKQQKKRNRRSLKQRDTNIRYRSTVRSGMKRLSTAAESGEAITPEQAAEMMKTIDRAAARGAMHKNTAARRKARVARLAAKSAA